One region of Pseudomonas sp. B21-040 genomic DNA includes:
- a CDS encoding hotdog fold domain-containing protein produces the protein MSQFLSMFNSAGPQAFSQMACQVAPYFSTINPLVSELRPDHATVQVPFSREITNHLGTVHAIAMCNAAELAAGMMTDVSIPAGARWIPKGMSVEYLAKAKSDVTAVANGEEVDWQTEGDKIVPVDIHDAEGKKVFTARITMNVKLS, from the coding sequence ATGAGTCAGTTTCTCAGCATGTTCAACAGCGCAGGCCCGCAAGCGTTCAGCCAAATGGCCTGTCAGGTGGCACCCTACTTCAGCACCATCAACCCGCTGGTCTCGGAGTTGCGTCCAGATCACGCCACGGTCCAGGTGCCCTTCAGCCGGGAGATCACCAACCACCTTGGTACGGTCCATGCTATTGCGATGTGCAACGCCGCCGAGCTGGCTGCCGGAATGATGACCGACGTGTCCATCCCTGCAGGCGCGCGCTGGATTCCAAAAGGCATGAGCGTGGAGTACCTCGCCAAGGCCAAAAGCGACGTGACCGCAGTGGCCAACGGTGAAGAGGTCGACTGGCAGACTGAAGGCGACAAGATTGTCCCGGTGGACATTCATGACGCTGAAGGCAAAAAAGTGTTCACGGCGCGGATCACCATGAATGTGAAGCTTTCCTGA
- a CDS encoding TetR/AcrR family transcriptional regulator, translating into METSDLLERCYPGRRAELKRDIFRKALALFNEQGLEATTIEMIRAECDTSVGAIYHHFGNKEGLVAALFFAALDDQAQLRDRYLSEAKTTQEGVHALVHSFVDWVDSQPEWARFQYHARFAVTKGPFKDELVARNKARNQKLGEWLAEPGRRDELRAVPAELLLSLIIGQSDSYCRAWLSGRVKGSPKAYRELLAEAAWRSICDNSLADAQ; encoded by the coding sequence ATGGAAACCTCAGATTTACTCGAGCGCTGCTACCCCGGCAGAAGGGCCGAACTCAAACGCGATATCTTCAGAAAGGCCCTGGCCCTGTTCAATGAACAAGGGCTCGAAGCCACGACCATCGAGATGATTCGCGCCGAGTGCGACACCAGTGTGGGCGCGATCTACCATCATTTCGGCAACAAGGAAGGTTTGGTGGCGGCGCTGTTTTTCGCCGCGCTGGACGATCAGGCCCAGCTTCGCGACCGCTATTTGAGTGAAGCAAAGACCACCCAAGAAGGCGTACACGCGCTGGTGCACAGCTTCGTCGATTGGGTCGACAGCCAGCCGGAATGGGCGCGGTTCCAGTACCACGCGCGATTTGCCGTGACCAAAGGGCCGTTCAAAGACGAGCTCGTGGCCCGCAACAAAGCGCGCAACCAAAAGCTCGGAGAATGGCTGGCGGAACCCGGCCGGCGCGATGAGTTGCGAGCGGTTCCGGCTGAACTGCTGCTATCGCTGATCATTGGCCAGTCCGACAGTTACTGCCGCGCGTGGTTGTCGGGGCGGGTGAAGGGCAGTCCGAAGGCTTACCGGGAACTGCTGGCCGAAGCAGCGTGGCGATCAATCTGTGACAATAGCCTGGCCGATGCCCAGTAA